TACTGCAAGCAAGCCATGACCACCGATGAAACGAACCAGGCGGCCCGCTACAACTATGAACTGCTGCAGAAGTACCTGCTGCTTCACCCAGAGAAACGCCAACTCCCGCCGCCTCCCCCCAAAAAGCAGTCCTCGTCCAATGGCCAGGGCGGTTCCCGTCAGGAAAACACTTCCAGACCGTCTTCTGAAGGTGGCGAAAACCCGACCGGGGCTAACGGTGCCGGCCAAAACAACCGGGGTGGCACTAACCCAGAAGCAGGCACTACGGGCGAAAACCAAAACCAGGACTCAGGCACTTCTCCCGGCCAATCCCGCGGACAAAGCGACACTGGCGCCCCGCAGGACCCCAATGGCACTGGCAACCAGAAAAGCAGTCAGCCGGGTCAGGAAGGCGATGCCCAACTGCAAACCCGCTTTGACCGCCTGAAAAAACTGCAGCTAAGCCCTGAAAAAGCCCGACAGCTCCTGGATGCCATGCGCCAGGAAGAAGCCCAATACCTCCAGCAACTCCCCCGCAAATCAACCGGTAAACGGGACAAGAACCTGCCGGATTGGTAAGGAAAAGCAGTGTCTGTTTTAAGGGTGTTTTTGGGAAAACAGGCCCAAAACAGAAAAATCTTCCTAACCCTGACTCCCATTAACTCTAAAACTCAAAACAAACAGTGTAATTCTGACTATAGGCGTATACCACAATATCTGCTTAATTCATTATTAAACCCGGTTATCCCTAAAACCCAATCCCCGCAATTAAGTACCAACCCTATTGTCTACCCCCTATTCCTTAAATATTCTTACCATACTCTAACTCTTCAACCTAACAAGCGTTTGGTTTTTAAAGTGTAAACTGGTAATTTCAAACCATCAACTTAGAAAACACTACTTATATGCAAGTCAAAGAAGTATATGTCATTTCAGCGGTCCGGACTCCTATTGGGAGCTTTGGCGGATCATTGGCTAGTCTTACGGCTACTCAATTAGGGGCCATCGCTATTAAAGGCGCGGTTGAAAAAGCGGGCATTGACAAGAAACTGGTGCAGGAAGTGATCATGGGCAACGTGCTATCGGCGAACGTAGGCCAGGCCCCGGCGCGTCAGGCAGCGGTAGCCGCCGGCTTAGGGTATGAAGTGGAATGTACCACCATCAATAAAGTGTGTGCCTCCGGGTCAAAAGCCATCATGTTCGCGGCACAGGCCATTATGCTGGGTCATAAAGATGTGATAGTGGCCGGTGGCATGGAAAGCATGTCTAACGTGCCTTACTACTTAGATAAAGCACGTTTCGGGGCTAAAATGGGCCACGGGCAGATGATTGACGGCCTTATCAAAGACGGCCTGTGGGATGTTTACAATGACTACCACATGGGTAGCGCTGCAGAAAATACGGCTAAAGAAATGGGGATCACCCGCGAGATGCAGGATGAGTACGCCATCAACTCGTACAAGAAAGCAGCCGATGCGGCCAAGCAGGGCTTCACCAAAGACGAGATCATACCAGTAGAAATTCCGCAGCGCGGAAAAGACCCTATTCTGGTAACCGAAGACGAGGAATTCAGCAAGGTGAATTTTGATAAGATCCCTGGCCTGCGCCCCGTGTTTGACAAAGAAGGAACCATTACGGCTGCCAACGCCTCTACCCTCAATGACGGAGCCGCCGCGGTTTTGTTGATGAGCAAAGAGAAAGCCGAAGAGCTAGGTGTTACGCCTATTGCTAAAATATTAGGCTTCGCTGATGCTGAGCAGGATCCGAAGTGGTTCACCACTACTCCATCACTGGCCATCCCGAAAGCCTTGAAAGCGGCGGGCGTACAGGCTTCAGACGTAGATTTCTATGAGATCAACGAGGCTTTCTCGGTGGTTTCCCTGGCCAACAACCAGAAACTAGGCCTGGAAGGCGGAAACGTGAACGTGTACGGAGGTGCCGTTTCTTTGGGTCACCCACTGGGGGCTTCGGGCGCGCGCATTGTCACTACCTTGATCAATGTTTTGCACAAAAAGAACGGCAAAATTGGGGTTACCGGCATTTGCAATGGCGGCGGCGGTGCCTCGGCTATTGTGCTGGAAGCCATGTAATCTTTCTGAACTATACTAACTTTGAAAAGCCTTACGTTAGAAGTAAGGCTTTTTTTATTGTTTTGTATTCCATGAATAGAATCCTGTTTCTCTTTACCCTCCTGCTCTTAAACCTGGCTTTCCTGCATGAAGGCAAGGCCCAGACGCGAGTGGTTACCTACCATGATTCCCTCCAGACGGCTATCAAGGAAATCTATTTTATCAAAGTGAAACCAGACACAGTGATTCATGGCTACTACCGTAAGTTCTATCCAACTGGTCCGTTGGAGGCTATGGTGAAAGTGGTAGAAGGAATACGGGACAGCATCTATACCGAGTTCTTCCCTGACGGGAAACCGAAGCTTACCGTGCCCTACAAAGACGGCAAGAAGAACGGCTTTTTTCAGGCCATCTACCCCAATGGCAAAAAGCTCCAGGAAGGCACCTATGTGAACGACCTGCAGAACGGGACCTTCAAGAGCTATTATGAAAACGGCCAACTCAAGCAGGAAACCTCTTTTGTAGACGGGTTCCCCGAAGGCGTAATGAAAGAGTATTTCCCGGACGGAAAACTGAAGTCTGAGATTACCTACGCCCGCAAGGCCCAAAACGGTCTTACCCGCACTTTCCACGCCAACGGCCAGAAACAAACCGAGGCCAATTACCGCGCCGGCATGCTGGAAGGCGACTTCCGGACTTATTATGACAACGGCCAGCTGGAAACCGAAACCCTCAGCCAGGGCCCCTCCAAACCCGCCAAACACAAAACCTATTACCGGTCCGGCAAACTGATGACCGAAGGCGGTGTACTGGCCGGAAAACCTGAGGGTCCTTCTACTGCCTACTATGAGAATGGTAACAAGAAAAACACTACCACTTACAGTAAAGGCATACGCGTAGGCCTGGCCCAATCTTTTGACCAGAACGGGAAACTTCAGCAGGGAATACGGTACAGCAACACAGAAAGAGACCGCAAGATTACCCGCTATTATCCATCCGGCGCCATTGCTGAGCAGGAAGAATTCAAGGAGAATAAACCGGTGGGTACCTGGCAGCAATTCTATGAAAACAAGCAGGTGAAATTGACAGAGCCCTATAAAAACGGCAAGATCAACGGGGAGCGCCTCACCTACCATGAAAACGGCCAGGTAGAGTCAAAAGCCACTTACGTGAACAGCAAGATCACCAGCACCCTTATTACCTATTTCCCGTCGGGCAAGGTTAAATCAGAGACGCTCTACAAAGACGGCCTCCGCTACGGCACCTTCAAACAGCTTTATGAGAACGGGAAAACCGAAATGGCTGGCACTTTCAGAAACAACCGGGAAACCGGCACCTGGAAATACTTTGACCAGAACGGGAAAGAAGTAAAAACGGTAGAATACCGAAACGGTAAGGTTGTAGCCGGGAAGAAATAGTTGCTAGTACTGTTTTGGACCTGTTTTCCGGAAAACGGGCCTAAAACGCATAAAATGCTGGCAATACAAATGTAGGGGCAATCCCTGGTGGTTGCCCATGTGCGGTGGCAAATTTAAAGGGCAACCACCAGGGATTGCCCCTAAATAAATCCGTTTCAAGCCTGTTTTTCAGAAAACAAGCCCAAACCATGCTAACACCTGTTAGCATTGGCTGTAAAAAAATTTCTCGTATTCCTTTTTCTGCCGTACTTTGGTCTTCTAAACCAGATTTAAAAAGACTATGACGGACGCTCTTACCACCTCCACTCCCCGCACAGATTGGACTCTGGATGAAATTCGCGCCATCTACTATAAACCTGTGCTGGAACTCATTGTAGAGGCAGCGCAGGTACACAAGCAGTTTCAGGCTACCGGCGAAGTACAGGTATGTACCTTGCTGTCAGTGAAAACCGGCGGCTGTCCTGAAGATTGCGCCTATTGCCCGCAGGCCGCCCGCTACCACACAGACGTGCCCGTGCACAAGCTGCTCAGCAATGAGGTGGTGTTGCAAGCGGCGCAAAAAGCCAAAGACGGCGGCTCTACCCGCTTCTGCATGGGCGCCGCCTGGCGCGAGGTGCGCGACAACCGCGACTTCGACCGCGTGCTGGAAATGGTGGAAGGAGTGAACGAAATGGGCCTGGAAGTGTGCTGCACCCTGGGTATGGTAAATGAATACCAAGCCGAGCGCCTCAAACAGGCCGGCCTTTTCGCCTACAACCATAACCTGGACACCTCAGAAGAGAACTACAACAACATTATCACCACTCGTACCTACGGGGACCGCCTGAACACCATTGAGAACGTGCGCAAAGCGGGTATCTCAGTGTGTAGCGGCGGCATCATAGGCTTAGGTGAAACCAACGAGGACCGCATTGCCATGCTGCACGTGCTGAGCAACTTGCCGCAGCACCCAGAATCTGTGCCGGTTAACGCGCTGGTACCAGTAGAAGGCACACCCCTGGCCGAGCAACCGCGGGTAAGCGTATGGGAAATGATCAGAATGATCGCCACTGCCCGTATTCTCATGCCGCAGACCATGGTACGTTTATCGGCGGGCCGTCAGGAAATGACCGTGACCGAACAGGCCCTTTGCTTCCTGGCCGGAGCTAACTCCATCTTCTCCGGTGAAAAACTGTTAACTACGCCAAACCCCGGCTTCGCCGATGACCAAGCCATGTTTGAGTTGCTGGGCCTCACGCCCCGTAAGTCTTTCAAAACCGAGTCTTCCTGCGGGGTAATCAAAGACGCTGCCGCTCCTGTAACCGCGGCCGCTGAATAGGCATCTGCCCATGAAATTCCCGGAACGCCTGTCCCGGCAACTGGCTACGCGCGCAGAGAAAGGCAACCTCAGGCAACTACATCCACCAGTCCCCGGGCTGGTGGACTTCAGTTCCAATGACTACCTGGGGTTGGCCGCTTCTGAAAAGCTGTCA
This Rufibacter radiotolerans DNA region includes the following protein-coding sequences:
- a CDS encoding acetyl-CoA C-acyltransferase — protein: MQVKEVYVISAVRTPIGSFGGSLASLTATQLGAIAIKGAVEKAGIDKKLVQEVIMGNVLSANVGQAPARQAAVAAGLGYEVECTTINKVCASGSKAIMFAAQAIMLGHKDVIVAGGMESMSNVPYYLDKARFGAKMGHGQMIDGLIKDGLWDVYNDYHMGSAAENTAKEMGITREMQDEYAINSYKKAADAAKQGFTKDEIIPVEIPQRGKDPILVTEDEEFSKVNFDKIPGLRPVFDKEGTITAANASTLNDGAAAVLLMSKEKAEELGVTPIAKILGFADAEQDPKWFTTTPSLAIPKALKAAGVQASDVDFYEINEAFSVVSLANNQKLGLEGGNVNVYGGAVSLGHPLGASGARIVTTLINVLHKKNGKIGVTGICNGGGGASAIVLEAM
- a CDS encoding toxin-antitoxin system YwqK family antitoxin — protein: MNRILFLFTLLLLNLAFLHEGKAQTRVVTYHDSLQTAIKEIYFIKVKPDTVIHGYYRKFYPTGPLEAMVKVVEGIRDSIYTEFFPDGKPKLTVPYKDGKKNGFFQAIYPNGKKLQEGTYVNDLQNGTFKSYYENGQLKQETSFVDGFPEGVMKEYFPDGKLKSEITYARKAQNGLTRTFHANGQKQTEANYRAGMLEGDFRTYYDNGQLETETLSQGPSKPAKHKTYYRSGKLMTEGGVLAGKPEGPSTAYYENGNKKNTTTYSKGIRVGLAQSFDQNGKLQQGIRYSNTERDRKITRYYPSGAIAEQEEFKENKPVGTWQQFYENKQVKLTEPYKNGKINGERLTYHENGQVESKATYVNSKITSTLITYFPSGKVKSETLYKDGLRYGTFKQLYENGKTEMAGTFRNNRETGTWKYFDQNGKEVKTVEYRNGKVVAGKK
- the bioB gene encoding biotin synthase BioB; its protein translation is MTDALTTSTPRTDWTLDEIRAIYYKPVLELIVEAAQVHKQFQATGEVQVCTLLSVKTGGCPEDCAYCPQAARYHTDVPVHKLLSNEVVLQAAQKAKDGGSTRFCMGAAWREVRDNRDFDRVLEMVEGVNEMGLEVCCTLGMVNEYQAERLKQAGLFAYNHNLDTSEENYNNIITTRTYGDRLNTIENVRKAGISVCSGGIIGLGETNEDRIAMLHVLSNLPQHPESVPVNALVPVEGTPLAEQPRVSVWEMIRMIATARILMPQTMVRLSAGRQEMTVTEQALCFLAGANSIFSGEKLLTTPNPGFADDQAMFELLGLTPRKSFKTESSCGVIKDAAAPVTAAAE